The window CGCCGTCACCAGCATAAGTTTGCTTGTAATCATAGCCAAAATCCTTCATTTTATTCATGTTATCAGCACCAAGTACTGCACTTGATGAGTAGAAGAAAAATGCCGGTTCTGCGTAGGCATTGGTTTCAAACATTTCCAGTTCTGCATTAATCTCTAGGTTTTCTGTAGGACGGTAGGTAAGGGAAGGAGTAAATGCATAAAAAGAGTTTTTTGCATTGGTCTTCTGGAATGTCCCCTGATTGGTATAAGCCGTATTTAATCTGAACAGTAATTTTTTATCATTGGTAACAGGAGCGTTTACATCTGCCTGTACTCTGTAATAATTATAGCTTCCGCCCGCTAAAGATACAGCACCACCAAATGCTTCATATGGTTTTTTGGTAATTCTGTTCACCACTCCTCCATAAGAAGTTACATTACTTCCGAATAGGGTTGCAGAAGGACCTTTTAGAATTTCAATCCTTTCAATATTAATTGCATCCATTGAAGTGGTAATGGGAGCTACCATTCCGTTTCTTATAGAATTTCCGGCTACAAATCCTCTTAGATTAAGGAAAATTCCACCATCTCCTGCTCTGTTGGTTGCACTCCACATTTTCTGAGCTCCGGCTACGTTTCTGAAAGCATCATCTACGGTGAATAATAATTGATTTTCTAAAACTCCTTTCCCAATAGAAGAATAAACTTGTGGATC of the Chryseobacterium capnotolerans genome contains:
- a CDS encoding TonB-dependent siderophore receptor is translated as MKNVLICASTLGTMLVSAQKKDSLTTKSIDEVIISTYVKKDSDYSNKMPLKAIEDPQVYSSIGKGVLENQLLFTVDDAFRNVAGAQKMWSATNRAGDGGIFLNLRGFVAGNSIRNGMVAPITTSMDAINIERIEILKGPSATLFGSNVTSYGGVVNRITKKPYEAFGGAVSLAGGSYNYYRVQADVNAPVTNDKKLLFRLNTAYTNQGTFQKTNAKNSFYAFTPSLTYRPTENLEINAELEMFETNAYAEPAFFFYSSSAVLGADNMNKMKDFGYDYKQTYAGDGVKTTAKARNFFGQVNYKINDFIKSSTNVSTSYSYSDGFNPYYYFSPNPTNPSEIGVSRADQSTKDSKRTYFQLQQNFNADFKIGNVRNRTVAGFDYMRMNDNQFFMFTDFDWVPFNATSYANMNGETLTAKYKSLQSDPNFERNNTYISTGKKMSTADIYPMSLHL